One Glycine max cultivar Williams 82 chromosome 3, Glycine_max_v4.0, whole genome shotgun sequence DNA window includes the following coding sequences:
- the LOC100788954 gene encoding zinc finger protein 8, whose product MDNTEKETHDFMNVDSFSQLPFLRPAPPSKDKAAIRLFGHEFGDAHHSNPTHNSFIISNNNVSASEHTTNKDVNNNVENGESSRRFECHYCCRNFPTSQALGGHQNAHKRERQHAKRHLQSTLISDANAYSFMNYRFGSTAMSNYSYSSYPTWNSSNSSSAMLGNTGGTGRFYGNSYSQQLQTINGSPLGLWRIPTATNSTHSQSNPIFNRERSLQPLPLFSGEEMVNARIGHSGSQNRFGNYGSKPSVNDHVSLDLHL is encoded by the coding sequence ATGGACAACACTGAGAAAGAGACCCACGACTTCATGAACGTCGATTCTTTCTCCCAGCTCCCCTTCCTCCGCCCCGCACCACCCTCCAAAGACAAAGCCGCCATTCGCCTCTTCGGCCATGAATTCGGCGACGCGCACCACTCTAACCCTACCCACAACTCATTTATTATCTCCAACAACAACGTTAGCGCCTCCGAACATACCACCAACAAAGACGTCAACAACAACGTAGAAAACGGCGAGAGCAGCCGCAGATTCGAGTGCCATTATTGTTGCAGAAACTTCCCCACTTCCCAGGCCTTAGGCGGGCACCAAAACGCGCACAAACGAGAGCGCCAGCACGCGAAACGACACCTTCAAAGTACCCTGATCTCCGATGCAAACGCGTATAGCTTCATGAACTACAGGTTCGGTTCCACGGCAATGTCTAATTACTCTTACTCTTCTTATCCAACGTGGAACAGTTCCAACTCGTCAAGCGCTATGCTTGGGAACACTGGTGGAACTGGAAGGTTCTACGGAAACTCCTATTCTCAGCAACTTCAAACTATCAATGGAAGCCCTTTGGGTTTGTGGCGAATCCCCACCGCCACTAATAGTACTCATTCCCAAAGTAACCCTATTTTCAACCGCGAACGCTCGTTGCAACCTTTGCCTTTGTTTTCTGGCGAGGAAATGGTGAACGCGAGGATCGGGCACTCTGGTTCGCAGAACCGGTTTGGTAATTATGGTTCCAAGCCCAGCGTAAACGACCATGTGAGTTTGGATCTTCATCTGTAA